Proteins from a genomic interval of Equus quagga isolate Etosha38 chromosome 13, UCLA_HA_Equagga_1.0, whole genome shotgun sequence:
- the ZNF579 gene encoding zinc finger protein 579, with the protein MDPQPPPPAQGSPPHRGRGRGRGRGRGRGRGRGRGGAGAPRAPLPCPICGRLFRFPYYLSRHRLSHSGLRPHACPLCPKAFRRPAHLSRHLRGHGPQPPLRCAACPRTFPEPAQLRRHLAQEHAGGEVELAIDRAAKEAAESTWSSQDEGAEQPTTAAAGAVKEEAAWPKTWPAGESATLTAPTSAERRESEEEEAEAGAAELRAELALAAGRQEEKQVLLQADWTLLCLRCREAFATKGELKAHPCLRPEGEQEGEGGPPPRPKRHQCSICLKAFARPWSLSRHRLVHSTDRPFVCPDCGLAFRLASYLRQHRRVHGPLSLLAPLPPAGKKDDKASGARNSGKGPEGSEGAECGAASEGGEGGQNGGDAAPARPPAGEPRFWCPECGKGFRRRAHLRQHGVTHSGARPFQCVRCQREFKRLADLARHAQVHAGGPAPHPCPRCPRRFSRAYSLLRHQRCHRAELERAAALQALQAQAPPSPPAPPPPPPAGHEEEGLPLPVAHIKEEPPSPGSPPQSPPAPPVFLSASCFDSQDHSAFEMEEEEIDSKASLRGLGGLGGLAS; encoded by the coding sequence ATGGATCCGCAGCCCCCTCCACCGGCCCAGGGCAGCCCACCTCACCgcggccggggccggggccggggccgagGCCGTGGTCGAGGCCGAGGCCGGGGCAGGGGCGGCGCCGGAGCTCCTCGagcacccctgccctgccccatctGCGGCCGCCTCTTCCGCTTCCCCTACTACCTCTCCCGGCACCGGCTGAGCCACTCGGGCCTCCGACCCCACGCCTGCCCCCTGTGCCCCAAGGCCTTCCGCCGGCCTGCCCACCTCTCCCGCCACCTGCGAGGCCACGGGCCCCAGCCCCCGCTGCGCTGTGCCGCCTGCCCCCGCACCTTCCCCGAGCCCGCACAGCTCAGGCGCCACCTGGCCCAGGAGCACGCGGGTGGCGAGGTCGAGCTGGCCATCGACAGGGCGGCCAAGGAGGCAGCCGAGTCCACCTGGAGCTCGCAGGACGAGGGCGCGGAGCAGCCCACCACCGCGGCAGCGGGGGCCGTGAAGGAGGAGGCGGCGTGGCCCAAGACGTGGCCTGCGGGGGAGTCTGCCACGCTGACGGCACCCACGAGCGCCGAGCGCCGGGAgtcggaggaggaggaggccgagGCCGGTGCGGCGGAGCTGAGGGCTGAGCTGGCGCTGGCGGCGGGGcggcaggaggagaagcaggtcCTGCTCCAAGCCGACTGGACGCTGCTGTGCCTCCGCTGCCGGGAAGCCTTCGCCACCAAGGGCGAGCTCAAAGCGCACCCGTGTCTGCGCCCCGAGGGCGAACAGGAGGGCGAAGGGGGGCCTCCACCCCGCCCCAAGCGCCACCAGTGCTCCATCTGCCTCAAGGCCTTCGCCAGGCCCTGGTCGCTGTCCCGCCACCGGCTGGTCCACTCCACCGACCGCCCCTTCGTGTGCCCAGACTGCGGCCTGGCCTTCCGCCTCGCCTCCTACCTCCGCCAGCACCGCCGCGTGCACGGCCCGCTCAGCCTGCTGGCCCCGCTGCCCCCGGCGGGCAAGAAGGACGACAAGGCCTCAGGCGCAAGGAACTCAGGGAAGGGGCCCGAGGGGAGCGAAGGGGCGGAGTGCGGGGCTGCCTCGGAGGGGGGAGAAGGAGGCCAGAACGGAGGCGATGCGGCCCCGGCCAGGCCCCCCGCCGGGGAGCCCCGTTTCTGGTGCCCCGAGTGCGGCAAAGGTTTCCGGCGCCGGGCGCACCTGCGGCAACACGGGGTGACCCACTCCGGGGCGCGACCCTTCCAGTGCGTGCGCTGCCAGCGCGAGTTCAAGCGGCTGGCCGACCTGGCGCGCCACGCCCAGGTCCACGCGGGCGGCCCGGCCCCGCACCCGTGCCCGCGCTGCCCGCGGCGCTTCTCGCGCGCCTACAGCCTCCTGCGCCACCAGCGCTGTCACCGCGCCGAGCTGGAGAGGGCCGCGGCGCTGCAGGCGCTCCAGGCCCAGGCTCCGCCGTCGCCCCcggcgcccccgccgccgccgccggctgGGCATGAGGAGGAAGGGCTCCCGCTGCCCGTCGCACACATCAAGGAAGAGCCACCCTCCCCGGGGAGCCCGCCCCAGTCGCCGCCGGCTCCCCCCGTCTTCCTCAGCGCCTCCTGTTTCGATAGCCAAGACCACTCAGCCTTCgagatggaggaagaagagatcGACAGCAAGGCTTCGCTGCGCGGACTGGGCGGCCTGGGCGGCCTGGCCTCCTGA
- the FIZ1 gene encoding flt3-interacting zinc finger protein 1 isoform X2, which produces MREPLPSRRATMDEAPLPAPPVPAPAPAPAPPAAAPRVPFHCSECGKSFRYRSDLRRHFARHTALKPHACPRCGKGFKHSFNLANHLRSHTGERPYRCSACPKGFRDSTGLLHHQVVHTGEKPYCCLVCELRFSSRSSLGRHLKRQHRGVLPSPLQPGPGLPALSAPCSVCCNVGPCSVCGGSGAGGGEGPEGAGAGPGSWGLAEAAAAAAASLPPFACGACARRFDHGRELAAHWAAHTDVKPFKCPRCERDFNAPALLERHKLTHDLQGPGAPPTQAWASGGAAAGPETAGEGGAAEAGDAQPAWDGGPLRGRAGGGVPELGALLPEGGGEAPAPAAAAEPSEDTLYQCDCGTFFASAPALASHLEAHSGPAAYGCGHCGALYAALAALEEHRRASHGEGGGAEAAAAAPDGEPAPGEPASGSGRGKKIFGCSECEKLFRSPRDLERHVLVHTGEKPFPCLECGKFFRHECYLKRHRLLHGTERPFPCHICGKGFITLSNLSRHLKLHRGMD; this is translated from the exons agaGCCGCTGCCCTCGCGCCGCGCCACCATGGATGAGGCCCCGCTGCCAGCGCCCCCGgtccccgccccggccccggcccccgcGCCGCCCGCTGCCGCCCCCCGCGTGCCGTTTCACTGCAGTGAGTGTGGCAAGAGCTTCCGCTACCGCTCGGACCTGCGGCGCCACTTCGCCCGGCACACTGCGCTCAAACCCCACGCGTGTCCGCGCTGCGGCAAGGGCTTCAAGCACAGCTTCAACCTGGCCAACCACCTGCGCTCGCACACCGGCGAGCGGCCCTACCGCTGCTCCGCCTGCCCCAAGGGGTTCCGAGACTCCACCGgcctgctgcaccaccag gtCGTCCACACTGGTGAGAAGCCCTACTGCTGCCTGGTCTGCGAGCTCCGCTTCTCCTCACGCTCCAGCCTGGGCCGCCACCTCAAGCGCCAGCATCGGGGGGTGCTCCCGTCCCCGCTGCAGCCCGGCCCAGGCCTGCCGGCCCTGAGCGCACCCTGCTCGGTCTGCTGCAACGTGGGGCCCTGCTCGGTGTGCGGGGGCTCGGGGGCCGGCGGCGGAGAGGGCCCGGAGGGGGCAGGCGCGGGCCcgggcagctgggggctggcggAGGCGGCAGCTGCAGCGGCGGCCTCACTGCCCCCGTTCGCCTGCGGCGCCTGCGCCAGGCGCTTCGACCACGGCCGCGAGCTGGCGGCCCACTGGGCAGCGCACACCGACGTGAAGCCCTTCAAGTGCCCGCGCTGCGAGCGCGACTTCAACGCCCCCGCGCTGCTGGAGCGGCACAAGCTGACGCACGACCTGCAGGGGCCCGGCGCGCCCCCCACGCAGGCCTGGGCCTCGGGGGGCGCCGCCGCCGGGCCCGAGACAGCCGGCGAGGGGGGCGCAGCGGAGGCAGGGGACGCCCAACCGGCCTGGGACGGCGGGCCGCTCCGGGGCCGCGCGGGGGGCGGCGTGCCCGAGCTGGGGGCGCTGCTGCCCGAGGGCGGCGGGGAGGCCCCTGCGCCCGCGGCCGCGGCCGAGCCGTCGGAAGACACCCTGTACCAGTGCGACTGCGGGACCTTCTTCGCGTCCGCGCCGGCGCTGGCCAGCCACCTGGAGGCGCACTCGGGCCCGGCCGCCTACGGCTGCGGCCACTGCGGGGCGCTGTACGCGGCCCTGGCGGCGCTGGAGGAGCACCGGCGCGCCAGCCACGGCGAGGGCGGCGGCGCGGAGGCGGCCGCGGCGGCCCCGGACGGGGAGCCCGCGCCCGGGGAGCCCGCGTCCGGCTCGGGCCGCGGCAAGAAGATCTTCGGCTGCTCCGAGTGCGAGAAGCTGTTCCGCTCGCCGCGCGACCTGGAGCGGCACGTGCTGGTGCACACGGGCGAGAAGCCGTTCCCGTGCCTCGAGTGCGGCAAGTTCTTCCGCCACGAGTGCTACCTCAAGCGCCACCGGCTGCTGCACGGCACCGAGCGGCCCTTCCCCTGCCACATCTGCGGCAAGGGCTTCATCACGCTCAGCAACCTCTCTCGGCATCTGAAGCTGCACCGGGGCATGGACTGA